ACTTAATCTCAGATACGAACATACACAAATGGAATTTtggcattgaaaaaaaaataaaaaaagttttggtTGCATAATTATGTAGATATGCatctttatttgtatgttttttttaataaaatatgatgtAATGTTGCTAGTGTTATGTGCCTAGTCGTTCTCAATAAGCTTGTATGGAGCACACTGTGTTGGAAATAATTGGTGGCTCTGCAGTGAGCAGCTTTTTGCTAGTGTATTTGTAGGACAACTTGCTATAATATAATTGTAACACACATCTATATGGGGAGATTCTGTATAACTTACCTTGTGTTAACATCCCGGTGATGTTTTTTCATCATCTTGGCACTCTCGAGCACCCATTGCAAAACACTGTGGCTACGTTCTACTTCTTGCTCAGATGAAAGTGGGGTAGTCAGACCGGCAGGTGGATTTCCTTCTTCTAGTTTATGAGACTGCGCACATCCTTCTGTCTTTCTGTAACTTCTTGTTCCCTGGGAACTGTAATAGTTGCTAGAATAAGTATTTGTATGGGACACAAGTTGCTAAAGCGCAAGCAGGATTGGTATGTAAAAAACTGTGAAAAACTACAATATAAATTGTAACGACAATAATAAAACATCTCTAACAATCCGACAGAATAATTCGGGCACATTAGCACAGGTATACATACCTCACAGATCCCCGCTGTTCTGTACTCTGAGAGACGGGTGTTTCCATTCCAGCAAGAGCTTTCGGCCGTAAGTGACAGGAAGTTAAACTTTGACCTTTGCCAAATGTTGCTTGACCTTTGACTTTTCTTTGAATAAAAGGGGACTGTGATCTAGGTGACAGATTTGCCGGTGTCTTCAAGACTCTTGATACATGGTCATCAAGGATGGATTGTGGGTCATCTTCAACGGAAGCAGCTGGCAGCGTTTCATGGTTGGATGTGGGGAGGTCATATTCAACTTTCTCTTCTTCCTGTTGAAAAGTAATTgagatttttttgttttccaaatgTTAGTCTGAGATTTGTCTCTTTCTTAATTAACCAAAACAATGTCAGAGTTTTTTATTCTGGCATTAGAGAAATACAAAGTAATTGAAGCTACTCCTGTAACGTTATGGCAGAACCTTGCCAAAAGCTATTCCAGTAACATTCTATACTTCTGCGTGCCTCAACCTGTTACCCTTCTTTACAGTACCAGGTGCATATCCTCACATTTTCTTTTTGGCTGCTACTTATCACCCCTTTAGATTCCCCTTGAACACACTTTCAATGGCAGCTAAACCAAAAATGCAAGTGGTCATATATAAAGGAGCTATAATTAACATTCCCAAATACATCTGTACAAGTTTCTTATCATAAGATCTATTAAATAAGCTGATTATGGGGGTTGCGACGGAGACTTCTGGTCAGAAACCAAAGTTTAAAAGATACTCGAACCCTCCTCTTGTAACTACTGCACAAGATAGCAGATAACAGAATATGAGCTTGAGTGTAGCTGTACAGCAAAATGTAAATGTCCATATATCAAGCCCTGttagagtatcatcatcatcagttctttatatagcgccactaattctgcagcgctgtacagagaactcatccacaccAGTATGGGAAGTTATACATGTTGGTAAGTGTTGTGAGGAACTCCATTTATAAGGAGGCTTGCAGCCTAAATTTAGTGACCTGTAATATATTTTCCTTACCTCTTTTAACCTTTGCAACCTCTCCTCCAGCTtttcttcagcctctctctgtttTTTAACTTTTTCCAAAGCGATGGTCAGTTTAGCGGCAAATTCTGCAGGATTGCTTGGCAGCATTTCCGCTGGTGGGCGCATAGTCCTCTGCAAAGTACAATAAGGAAACATTTAAGAAAGATTCAGTTTCAACTGTcggtaataaaaacagaaaacaaattctAAAACCCAAAAATGTTGTCTGTTCTGCATTTCATGGATGGATTTAGTCATTTGAATAGTAGCAACTAGAAACTGGCGGATGGCGCAGGTTTTTCCCACACTAGtcacatttacttttatttattaaaacaacttAAAGGAAAACTTACTGGAACAAAAGGCAGAGGCACTTGGCCATTGGTGCTGACACTTCTATGGATTTCTCGTTGCTTTTTGGAACGGTATGGTGGAACTCCGTCTCtgttaaaaaaaaggttttaattaCCTTTATTAgggatatacaaaataaaaagctagtatatagatacacacacacacacatacacacacacacacctcacaaCCTGCAGAGTGGTATACTTAAGGCTTGCAGGACACTCCTAGAACGGTCTACTTGCTAAATATGGACTGAAACTCAATGTGACAATTGAGCCATTATCCAGTCTGCACTGCCCCAAGTATGTAGATAATAAGCGACAAATATCATAAGTTCTTTCTACTATGGAGATGCCAAAGTGTATAGACATCACCTCTTGGCAACTTCATCAAAGTGAGCAGTAAATTCCATTCATTGTCTCCAACAATAGGGAGATAAAAAGAAAGGGGCCTCGTGTTTCTTGACCTGTACCCTCTAGCAGTCTACTTGTTGAAAGAACCAAGACCACCTTCCAAAGACGCCTAAACGTGTCCATGCATGTGAAATTATCATTTCTGTTAAAGGTTTAGCTTTTCCTTTTGGTTTATAAACCTCTCTTCTATTACCAATTTGTATTTCACATATCATATTGTCCTTTATAATCAATCGCCCACTGCCAATTTATATTTGGATTCGCTCCTCACAAAGAAGCATTTTGGGTCATGCGTAAAAAGCGGATACTTACACACTACCATCTGTTATGGACATACTGTCTTCAGTTAAGGCATCACTTGAGATCTCACTATCATTGATACTAGCTGCTGGAGCAAAGTACTGGTATAGTGGTTCAGTTCTGCGTAGATTGGAccttaagaaaaataaagaaaaagatacAGGTCACATGGGATAATCGGTTTTAGTTTCAAGACTTTTGAGTTATTAAGACTAATTTAAGACTTTAGGCATtagcattttattttctaaaatagagGTTGGAATCTAAACAGCAAGATGCTTGGACAACCAAGAAGCTGTGATTCAACTATATATCTTCCAAACAGATTTACTATCTAATCCGACACAAGCCATAAAAATAGAATAActgttataaaagaaaaaaattatagagaTAAGAAGGCTTTGAAACAGCAAGGCATCTTGGGAGGGAGGGGGACGTGTATAGGGAGAGAAAAAAACCCCGGCCCCGCTTTATGGATGTGGTTCTTTGATCTCTGGAGCAGGGAAAGATTTTGTTCACATCAAAGATATGTGAGCTCAGGGAAAGGAATAACAGCTAAGTTAACCTTTAACACAAGGAGGGGAGGAACAGAAAcaaagaaaatacagaaaaagtgccagagaacaaacaaaaaaataggtTGAAGTAATAAAAATTAACCCATTATTAGCtaacaaaaacccaaaacacaacaaCAATATCAACTGCAATAAACAACACCGTACTGAAGAGCAGACAACCAGATCAAATGCACTTAGGCATTTCCAACTTGTCTTCTGGTTCTTACCTTTGGTTCCTTGGTGGGATACGTGTGAAGGCACGGTTTGTTTTTCCCATGGTACCCAAACCAACAGGAATGTGGTGTAACCCACCAAATTCCTCTTCCTCCGCCAAGGTTGGGAGTCCAGGCCCTGGGCTGTCTGGGGTGGGACTGTCTTCAACAGTATGAGCATATTCCTTGCAAATGTCAGACTGCAAAAATGAAGGGAAGGCCTCTTGCTCCATGGCCCTCTGAATCTCCTGCTGAGCTTGGTCAAACAAAGTTCTATTCAGCTGTTGGTTCTTAACACAGTCCTTCACTTGAGCCCGTGTGGTTGGCTTTAAACGTCCCGAAACAGCCTGGCTATTTTGTACATACCAACGATATATGGCTTTGGCTGTCTTTGAGGTCTTGGGTTCCTCTGGGTCCATGGCTCTAAAGCCATTACAAGCAAACCAGAAACTTAAAAGATCCACTAGGCCCTGCCCTTCCAGGTACATACGAAAAAGTGTTGCCCCATCTTGGTCATCCAGCAATAGATTTAGGGATCTGCCCCATCGAGAGAAGCGGGAATCATGTGCTGCACAACCTTCCGCTTGCCGAAGAGAATCATCCTTGTATTTCATTTGCTGTTCCAAGTGCTGGGGATCCATAGGGAATTTCTCAGCCTTAAGtcataaaaagaacaaacaaaagttTGATTAACTGGTAATCAACAGCAAGATCGGGATTGTCTCAATTGTAGAGAGTATATATTGTCAATACTGATACACCCAACATGTAAATTGGTTCACGATTAACAATACCAGTCAGAGTACAGTAAGCGTAAACGCGCCTCTCTTGTTAGTTGGACTTTTGTTAATTAAGGACTATTGGAATTTCAAAGTGCAACTTTTATCCTACTATTTTAGGCGTTTAAGAAACCCAAATTCTTACTAGAGGCTAAATTATAAAGGATAATGAAGACTTAAACCAAAGGCAAGtaataaaagtaacaaaaacTTCAGAACAAAAAACAACCTGTCAATAATCCCTCATAACTTTTTAGATATTATGGACAAGTGAAATGAAAGTTTGTCTCATTAGATATAAAAGGAATACCTTGTAATTTTTAGTCTCCTGGCCTGGCACCGGTGGGCGCAATGAAGTTTCCCTGAATATTTGTCTTGAGTCTGGCATACAGGTCAGCACCCCAGCAGAACTCATGGCTACCAGAAATCTTGACTACTGGCTGTAAAAAAAATGGCAGATTAGCAATTGATATTCATGATATGATAGAATATTTAGCATATTAAAGGTTAACTGTCCAATATGGTATTTCAAAGTTgttaaacacatacatacacctatCTGATTAAGCAATCtaaaatagattaaataaaaaaataaaaaataaataaatcaccaaTTCATCAAGAGGAAATAGTAGTATTATACAACTGGTATGCACAAAGTGAAGCTTGGTAGTGGAAAGCAGATGTTACAGGGTACCTGTCACCTACAT
Above is a genomic segment from Mixophyes fleayi isolate aMixFle1 chromosome 11, aMixFle1.hap1, whole genome shotgun sequence containing:
- the LOC142107962 gene encoding axin-related protein-like: MSSAGVLTCMPDSRQIFRETSLRPPVPGQETKNYKAEKFPMDPQHLEQQMKYKDDSLRQAEGCAAHDSRFSRWGRSLNLLLDDQDGATLFRMYLEGQGLVDLLSFWFACNGFRAMDPEEPKTSKTAKAIYRWYVQNSQAVSGRLKPTTRAQVKDCVKNQQLNRTLFDQAQQEIQRAMEQEAFPSFLQSDICKEYAHTVEDSPTPDSPGPGLPTLAEEEEFGGLHHIPVGLGTMGKTNRAFTRIPPRNQRSNLRRTEPLYQYFAPAASINDSEISSDALTEDSMSITDGSVDGVPPYRSKKQREIHRSVSTNGQVPLPFVPRTMRPPAEMLPSNPAEFAAKLTIALEKVKKQREAEEKLEERLQRLKEEEEKVEYDLPTSNHETLPAASVEDDPQSILDDHVSRVLKTPANLSPRSQSPFIQRKVKGQATFGKGQSLTSCHLRPKALAGMETPVSQSTEQRGSVSSQGTRSYRKTEGCAQSHKLEEGNPPAGLTTPLSSEQEVERSHSVLQWVLESAKMMKKHHRDVNTSLSHCVETKKTTHRAASQPAHLFLQDTSMPPLNAPNTLDQLEEARRRLVEDKRVPKLHKTRCVQSATLKEKSKAAESVPSSGFSTLKFSEELKSAKKMNSDQGQGGLAIVYYFCGERIPYMIRTKEPTLTLQEFKELLSKKGSYKYYFKKESQEFECNAVFQEISEEDAVLPLYEEKIICKVERAC